One stretch of Pseudomonas azotoformans DNA includes these proteins:
- a CDS encoding DUF1543 domain-containing protein has protein sequence MLFVVMLGGKHPRAKIEVHDVLFAVADTLEAAYPQLRADWFGSPKGVHIDSWMAVDGVDGWKVELSPLAPAAGAHHLYFINLGGYEANSFGEAHHYLLVAARNKQEATNKGKQQMLRHWSQAHTDGVLDIDDCLPIDLVDGRYIHLVQGPHRPIIQQNDYIVLA, from the coding sequence ATGCTGTTTGTCGTCATGCTCGGGGGTAAGCACCCACGGGCGAAAATCGAAGTGCACGATGTGCTGTTTGCAGTGGCGGACACGCTGGAAGCAGCCTACCCGCAACTGCGCGCCGACTGGTTTGGCAGCCCCAAGGGCGTGCATATCGACTCGTGGATGGCGGTGGATGGCGTCGACGGCTGGAAGGTCGAACTCAGCCCCCTGGCACCTGCCGCCGGCGCACATCACCTGTACTTCATCAACCTGGGCGGTTATGAGGCCAACAGCTTTGGCGAGGCCCACCACTACCTCCTGGTGGCCGCCCGCAATAAGCAGGAGGCCACGAACAAGGGCAAACAACAAATGCTACGTCACTGGTCCCAGGCCCATACCGATGGAGTACTGGACATCGACGACTGCCTGCCCATCGACCTGGTGGACGGTCGCTATATCCACCTGGTGCAAGGCCCGCATCGGCCGATCATCCAGCAGAACGACTACATCGTCTTGGCCTGA